GTGCTGCCAGGCTGGGCGGGTCGACCGGGTGGCCCGCCCCGGTCGGGCCCCGGAAGTCCGGTCCCCTCCGTCGGAGCCGTCGCCGGCGTGAAGGTAGGCGGGAGGTGGCGTGGGTGGATGTCGAGTGGCGGTCGTTCGAGGCGTACGTGCGGGGTCGCACCGTGGCCCTGTCCCGGATCGCGTACCTGCTCACCGGCGACCACCATCTGGCGGAGGACCTGGTGCAGCAGACGTTCCTGAGCGTCGCCGGGCGATGGCAGCGACTGGTGACCGAGGGAGACCCCGACCCGTACGTTCGTCGGGTCCTCTACCACCAGCATGTCTCCTGGTGGCGGCGGGCGCGGCGGATCACGCACGTGTCGTTGGCCGGGGTCGACCCGCCGGCGCCGGACCGCGCCGACCAGGTGGGGGTGACCGTCGCGGTGCAGCGGGCGCTGGCCCGCCTCGGCCCGAGGCAGCGGGCGGCCCTGGTGCTGCGCTACTTCGAGGACCTCACCGAGGTGGAGACCGCGGCGGTCCTCGGCTGCCGGGTGGGCACCGTCAAGAGCCAGGTCCGCGACGGGCTGGCCCGCCTGCGCGTCCTCGCCCCCGAACTGGCCGAGTTGCTGGAGGTGAGGTCATGAGCCGTTCGCCGTTGACCGACGTGTTGACCCGCATCGCCGACCAGGCCCGCCCGGCCCGGATCGCCCCGGACACCTGGCGGCGCGGGGTCCGTCGCCGCCGGGTCCGCGGCGCCGGCGTCGTCGTGCTGGCGGTGGTCGTGCTCGGGGTCACCGCCGCGCTGCTGCCCGGTGGCGGGCCGGTCTCCGTGCCGGCGGACGGGCCCCGCGCGGTCGTGCCGTCCCGGGTGTATGCGCCGGTGACCGGGGAGGGCACCGTCACCGGTCAGCCACCCGGCCCGGCCGCGATAGTCGTCGCCGGTGACCGCGAGCTGCGCGGCAGCGACATCTGGGGCTACGAGGGCCGCAGCCTGGTCGTCGGGCAGAACGGCCGGTACCGGCTGGCCCGTACGGTCGGCGAGTCCGACACCGGCCTGAGCGGCCTGCTGCCCTCCCCGGACGGTCGGTTCCTGGCCGACCTGCCGTCGTTGGAGGGCGGGCGCTGGCCGGACGACGGCCGGGAGCAGACCGCGGTCGTGGACCTGTCCACCGGCCGGGTCACCCAGTACGACGGCGGCGAGCCGGTGGCCTGGTCGCCGGACGGGCGGTCCATCCTGCTCTACTCGTCGTCGCTGCCGG
The sequence above is a segment of the Micromonospora sp. WMMD882 genome. Coding sequences within it:
- a CDS encoding SigE family RNA polymerase sigma factor — encoded protein: MDVEWRSFEAYVRGRTVALSRIAYLLTGDHHLAEDLVQQTFLSVAGRWQRLVTEGDPDPYVRRVLYHQHVSWWRRARRITHVSLAGVDPPAPDRADQVGVTVAVQRALARLGPRQRAALVLRYFEDLTEVETAAVLGCRVGTVKSQVRDGLARLRVLAPELAELLEVRS